The nucleotide window AAATTATTTTAAAGACAGAATGCACACTTTTGTTTCTCCTGAAGATGAAATGAGCTCTTTAACCAGAATGATTATTTTGCCAAATTTAATAACACAAATAAAGCAAAATCCTGTTTTTGGACAGGGGTTAGGAGCCAAAGTTTTCTTTGATGACCCAATTACAGGAGAAATTAAAAACACTTTTCATCTTGATTGGGGATATTTAGAAATATGGTTGGAATTGGGAATTTTTGGACTAGTGACTTACGGGCTTATATTATTATTTATTTTTTATTATGCTTATAAAAAATTAAAGCACATTACCAGCATTTTTGAGCAAAGATTTATAATAGGACTTTTGGCTGGGCTAGTCAGTATTGCGGTTTCTACTTTAACAGGCCCTTTTTTGTTTCATCCACTTGGCTTATTTTATTTAACTTTCACTTCTGCTTATATAATAAATACAAAATAATATTATATGCAAAAAATTTCAGTACAAATTGTAACCTTTAATAGTAAGATTTTTTTAAAAGATTGTCTGAATTCTTTGTTTGCTCAGACGTTTAAGGATTTTTCTGTTTTAATTATTGATAACTGCTCAAAAGATGACTCATTAGAGTTTATTGAGAAAAATTATGCTAAACAAAAAGCAAACAAAAAGTTGTTTGTTATGCAAAATTCTAAAAACTTAGGTTTTTCCAAGGCGCATAATTTAGGCATTAAAATAACAAATTCCGAGTTTGTTTTGGTTATGAATCCAGACATTATCTTGTCTTCTAATTTTTTAAAAGAAATAATTAAATATATTGATAAAAAAAAGAGAATTGGTTGTGTTGGCGGAAAATTATTAAAAATAATAAACAAGGATAGAGAAATAGGCATTAAAGAAAAAACAAATATTATTGACAGTACAGGCATAGCCATTATTAAGTCAACCAGAGCTTTTGATAGGGGAGAAGGGCAAATAGATAAAAAGCAATATGATAAGGAAAATAATATTTTTGGAGTTTCTGGCGCCTGTGCTTTGTATCGTCGTAAAGCACTTGAAGACATTAAAATGCCGGT belongs to Patescibacteria group bacterium and includes:
- a CDS encoding glycosyltransferase family 2 protein codes for the protein MQKISVQIVTFNSKIFLKDCLNSLFAQTFKDFSVLIIDNCSKDDSLEFIEKNYAKQKANKKLFVMQNSKNLGFSKAHNLGIKITNSEFVLVMNPDIILSSNFLKEIIKYIDKKKRIGCVGGKLLKIINKDREIGIKEKTNIIDSTGIAIIKSTRAFDRGEGQIDKKQYDKENNIFGVSGACALYRRKALEDIKMPVMTAEIGDNYEYFDEDFFAYKEDVDLAWRIKLRKWRTIYCPQAIAYHFRAGAPSGKKFSQSKFVNYLSFRNHLWFLIKNIHLSNFFIQFHRIFLYISIKGIYLFYLQPKVLIKSNSSFFKGIIKMYKKRRYILKNARLNAQQIKIWFQ